The Glycine soja cultivar W05 chromosome 4, ASM419377v2, whole genome shotgun sequence genomic sequence CACATAAAGTGATAATAATTATACGCGACTCGGGGTGTTGGGACCTGGGGAGGTTATTCAATTTTATCTAAGTATGTCGTTTAAGGCGCGCTCTATTGACTAAgagatataataatttttcttatttttcataaaataattatgaaattttatcTTTGATTCCTTTTAACTTATACTTTAGGAAAATGAGGTAGCAGGAGCAGGAGtagttgttaattttaattttatgtaaagtTTTTAAAAGTAGGTTATGCccatattaaatgtttttaatagtACATATTGAATGTTTTGCTTTAAAAGGATTAGAGTACAGAGGagtattgaaattttaaatgagTACATGTTTGCGCAAAATTGTAAATAGGCAGCGTTAATTCCATGCATTCCAGTTAGGCAATTACACATCGAATTGAATGGTTACTCTGATCGAGTTGGGAAACTCACAGGTGGTGGGGCTACAGAATTTATAATCATTAATTGTTACTGTGTTTGTTGATGCATGCCAATGGAGACGTTAAATGTTTGATGCCATCCATCTGAACGAGTATCTTTGTTGTCACACAGAACAACAACCCAAGGAGTAAATGCTACATCCATCAAAGTGTGTGCACACTATCAGAATATATAATCATGAAGACATAAAATGAAAGGCTTAGAACTTGTAAGAAAGAGAGAAGATGGGTGGTTGGTTATATATGAGGTAGTGATGACATGGAACACAATCTGGTGAGTGAGTTTGACAAACCTTCCAAAGACCGAACTAGAGTTAATAATTAGGAGGTTCAGGCAAAAATGGTGATCTTGGAAGTCAAAGGGCGAGGAAGAGAGACAAAGAGAGAGTGTGTTTATGCGTTGGAGTCGGAATTAGAAAGATGGCCTGAGGGTATATAACTGATGAGAGAGTGAGGACGTTGTTAGAATAATGCATGGGTAATTTTGGGGCAGAAGAGAAATGCAACTAGCTCCAATAAGTGATGAGATATGTCAACAAGTTTAtcacaattctaaaataatGGTTTTGCACTTTTGCCATTTTAGGAAGAACAGTGTTATAATACTATACCAATAATCACAGTTGATATAATTAGTAGTGTTCTTGTGTTTCTTAatctgaatttaattttttgtctaacctttaaatatagaataaataaattgtattgggagaaaattatatattttatatgcatgattagaaaaaaatgttagaataatcttactattttatgaaaaatatattaaataaaatatcaattataatattatttaatacaagTTTAATGAATATGGATTgtgattgtaaaaaaaattatactatcagATTTACTTTAACAGTAAATATTTCTTTCCAAAATCCTGTTGCTGCTAATGTAGACGCAcacacaaaattaataataggaAAAATAACGCAAACTGGGTTTATGGAAAAAGTTTAATATACAACCCTTTAAATGATTGATGTAATGCATAATCTGATAGATAGAGTAAAGAGAAagataagtaaaataaataaatagtagaTGTAAtcgataatattattaaaatgaaaaaaaaaagatgaaaaattaaataaaagtaaagaaagaagaaaaaatgaaaatgtgatTATAATTACTGTAGATTTATATTTCCTCTTGTcttaaatataaagaaataaaagattcatgttaattaaaaaatttaattatatcaatattaattaagaattacaatttttcttaacttatcttTAATACTTAGTattagaaatagaaaagaattattaaaattaaaatcttaattagatgaagaatattttagagatgatatcgttaaaagaaataaagttagttaagtttttctaatatttaaaaCCAAGAATGTATGCTTTTATTGTTTTACTTCCCTTCTTCCATTTTGAATTAGGTTGAAGAAAGAGTTAGAGAGTAACAGATACAGTAGAAAGAAGTGGAACACATATAGGGCTGCTAGGCCATAAACAAACAAGACAACCATACATCCTTGGCTTCATATGAACATGACCAAGAAGTTAAATTTTGTTTCTGAAATCTCTATAAATGGCAATCATAGTTTAATCAATAGTTggttttgaaaggcttgtaagtttgaagatcaatggcaatcCCAGCAATAGAGCCAGCTGCAGCTCCTATAGTCATCAAAAGGCAAGCCATGCTAAGTATTTGGAGGCAGATCCACTTTGTGCTCCATTTTGGTATTCTCTTTTGATTAATGTACATCTCCACTGGGAAATACACAGTAAGGGGCCAAAATCCAAATGCTCCAAGAAGTCCCCCTATGTCATTGAAGAATGGGAGGAGCATTGATATTACAGTGCTCACCATTACATATATTGTCCTCCAAACCAATCTGAAGAGGTTGACCTTGTAGGAATGGAAACCAGGgattggaatttcaatttctttgttCACAAAATCACTATCTGGGAGCATACGCGCCGCGTGTTTCTCAACGAAGGCGAAGAGGGGCTGGCAGTAAACTTGGTATGAACCAACAAGGTGGATCACTATGGCAGCATTAGCTATGTCAAGGAGCCAATATGGGTTGTAGAAACCAAAGCCAGTGAGAAGGTTTCCAGGGCTTGCATCTCCAAAAGCAGCATAACCAAAGCAACCACAAAGCATGTAGAAAATGCTGGTTACTGCAACACTGATGAAACTAGCCTTCTTCATTGTTTTTGACTCTGATGGAGGGGATTTCACTGTGTCCTGTTTCATCACATTTTACAATATTTCAGACCTCAAattctttttcactttttaataagaataaaataaagtccgAGTCTCATATACAAaccaacaaacaacaacaacaaattctTATCTAATTAGGTGAGCTACATGGATCACAGGACACCATTGACACGGTTATAAACAAAAGtttcagaaattaaattaaacctgagtctcatataatttagcaaaataaattatacctgAATTTCTACAAGGATGAGGGAGTATGAATAGGCAAAGGCTATGTCACCAAGAGCTTGCATGGTTCTCCAAACTTTTTCAGTTTGTGTCacggtaccaattgttatcccGGTTAGGCTTCCCCCGACTCCTCTATTTTCTGTTATATGGTTAATTCAAGTCAGATTTCTTACCAGTGATTGAAGATGAACAAATATCATCATGATGGACATGTGAATAGCATGAATTCATACCAATAACTTTTCCAATACCAAGGCCTAGCCCAATAGTGGAGTATGTGAAGGACATGACAGCAGCTACAATGGAGAGCCACCACAATTGATCGAAGCCCGGAATTTgtgagaaaataatttccactATACCAAATGAAATCATGTACATGTTACTGTTCATATGACATGGATCTTTCCCTCCACTCTTGTGGTAACAATTAGATCTTTCAATTGCCCTGTTTGATATACAAGCCAAAAACAGCCCaattatactaaattttttttccttggatAGTAATTAACTAGACATTTCAAGATCACTACAATCCGAAACTTACATCATGCTAGTGGAAGCCGCTATAGTGTAACCAATGGCGACTCCGAAAAGGTTAATGTACTGAACTAGCCCACACAGCTTGACCTTAAAGCCATTTCCACCTGAAGAAGCACAACCACATAACCAAGATTAAAATTCTGCAAGAAAGAGAGTTTAATTGAGTGAGTTAGGTGGGTGAATTTTACCAAAGTTAGACTGAATAGCGTCCATGTAAGTGTAGTTTCTCTTGCCAGTTACAGGATCACCAGTACGATAACAATCAGAGAGAAGAGTGGAAGTGTAGTAAGTGATGGCAGAAAAGAGAACCATGACAATAGGACCAGCAATCCATCCAAGCTGAGCTATAGCCCAAGCCAGAGACAGCACCCCAGACCCAATCACTGCAGTTATTATGTGTGCACTTGCAGTCCACACCGTCCCTGTACATCTCAAACACATCATAATATGTGTATGAGAGGAATTagaaacacaacaaaaaggCCAAAAATAATATGAAGCTTGCTTTTAATACCGGTTCGTTTGGGGCGACCATCGTCGTCGAAACATTTAGAGATTCCTTGTTGATGAATGTCGATGGAGAAGTTAAGTGTTTGTTGATGATACTTGCTGCCAACGCCATCCATCTCAACCATCTTTGTTATCAGACAGAACAACAAACCAATGAGTAAAATCTCAAAGATTGTGCAAACTGCAGAGTATAATCAAGACTCAAACAAATAGTGTATTATCAGGCAAAAATGGTGATCTTGGGAGTCAAAGAGTGAGGAAGAGAGACGAAGAGGGTGTGTGCTTAAGCGTTGGAGTCGGATGGATACTCTTCCATTTCAGAAGATTTGAACTGAAGAGTGTCTGTTTATGCAACGAAGAAAGATGGTGTGGGGGATATATAACTGATGGGAGAGTGTGGATGGTGTTAGAATTACACATTTACTTTGGGTTTTTTTGGGTAATGGGGCAGGAGAAATCCACGTGATGCAGTGAGCTCCAAGAAGTGATGAGATATTGAGATGTCAAGGAATTGATCACACTACTAGAATAATGGTTTTGGCATtttggtaaataaaaataaatacataaaatgttgttatataaaatattgtataaattgttatatctaCATTCAACATCATAATTGTTTTGGCAATGGAGGTAGAAGAGAGTTATGAAGTTGAAAGAGTGATAGGATGTCAACGACCCTACACCTCGCAATGCGTCTGTGTTAGCACCTTCTGCAGTTTTAGACTGCCTTGACTACCCACAGGTAATTTTTTGGTCACTAACTTATTTTCCCACTCAAATACTCGtcacatttcattttttgggtcGCTCACTGTCTAACTATTTTTAACCATCTTTCCCAGCTAAACGTAGCTGATTTTTCCAAAATAGCTGGCAAACATGAATATGGAATCAATAGGATTCATTTAGATTCTTCAACATTTATGACAGGTAACTCCTCTGCTTTGCTTTCATCCGCTAGATTAAGAAAACCTTGTTCTTTTCTAAATGAATAGgagtacttttttttgttatttttaatagcATTATTTTCCCCTGTTTCTCTTAATTACTTTATAGCAAAATTGTACCTAAGGTACTACATTGAGACTCTTTTAAGAATAACAGAGAAGAGTTTAATGTCTATCTAAGATCGTGTAATTATATTATCatccaattacaaattattttaattattttattattcgtGTAATACATAATATTTATTCTCATGATCTAAGAtcgaacttttaattaatagtgaaacaaaataaataaataaataaacagtgaaactaaaaaagataaataagtctatcttttaatgttaaaattaaaattaaagacgaCGTTGTTAAGGAAAAATTTCTTCCAAATGCTAAGAACACCAAGCCATTAGCtaattagaaacaaaatatttgaaACCTTGACTTTATACCTTGTCTTGGaggctttctttcttttactatgATGCAACAAATAAGGCAAAAGAGCTGGAGTAGCTGTTGTGCCTCGCTTGAAATTAATAAGTCCACATTGTATATATAGCGGAACTCATACTCGGAGTTTCATTCCGTGCAATATCATAATCTATCTCTTTAAAGGAGCACcttagaacaaaaaaaattctactATTCAGTGCCTCTCATCCACCCGAAATGAAACAGAATTAGGTTCCCtgtattattagtaattttaataatagCCAAAATGTCACACTAAAAGCATTTTTGGCACCAGACTCTCCAATAAAATAATTCCAGAAGACAAGTTGCATCTTAACTATTATTCTTAGATTTTGCTGTCCCTGATcaacaagaaaataatataaaggtCATTCGCTACATTCTCTTGGCGACTCTTCAACGGAATTGGATCCCCTGAGGTTTACAATTAATAATACAATGCTAAAAATAGCACGagtttttttccttcaattttttatcataaaagaaATTGCTTTTAAGggctatatataatttttacatttgttTTTAAATGACGCAGAATGGATCTAGGAGTCTATCCCAGCTGGTTAAACAAAATGTATGAGCTACTTTATCTCTAATATTTATCTTTAGTTTttacgaattttttttttttttttttgcatacaaTCGAATCCTCATccattatatataaattgaagattaaaaaaaaataatgaaaagaagATCTATCGttacaaaaagaagagaaacaaatCTTCTTCTCCGGCGCAATGTTATTCCACAATGACCGGGGGACAATTAACTGCAATAAATTAATGAAACGGGCCTTGTTTTCACGGTGTAGAATCATTTTTGTAAGAAGTTATGCGTAGAATCATTTAAGTCAATTTTGGTTTTGCTTTATTAATTATTGCGGTTACTGAAGATGAAAGACTTTAAGTTATGATGGAattgatgatatatatatatatatatatatatatatatatatatatatatatatatatataatgtactACTATTATGGAGTGTGCACTAGCCATATAAGTGGAACCCTGTCAACAAGTCAGTTTTGTATTCCAAACCCAACAAATTATCTCCAATATCATAAGTTTCTGCGTTTTACATTTAAGGGAAGAGGGATGCTATATGGTACAATGAAGGCCCTTGCTTTGGGGAAGAATATCTGTTTCACtactttaagttattttttaaactatatatatatatatatatataaaaattgataagaCGCTATTGGGTGGTTTACTGTTTTTACATGCAAGAACAAAAATCCCATTTGTATTAATGCTTTTACTTTAATTAGCTTCGCTGATTTCTCAAGTCAATGGAGTGTAATCAACGTActgtgccttttttttttccttacagAAAACAGAGTTGCaccatttcatttaaaataggATAAAGAATACAATTTAAAACATGCTCAAATACATGGACAATAACAAAAGATAATGTTATGAGTAATATTGTTAGCTTATCTCTTACAAAACTCACCACtgaatctaaaaaattatataaaataaatttacatttaGAGAGAATGACTTGTCTCCTTACAAAATACACTTTACTATTAATGTTGTGTCTTTTCTAATTTAGAGTTTAATAGAATTAATTATGATGAAAGTAACtttaaattgttaaatattgttattaatatGTAGTATCTAACTTAATTCTTACT encodes the following:
- the LOC114410391 gene encoding amino acid permease 3-like, yielding MVEMDGVGSKYHQQTLNFSIDIHQQGISKCFDDDGRPKRTGTVWTASAHIITAVIGSGVLSLAWAIAQLGWIAGPIVMVLFSAITYYTSTLLSDCYRTGDPVTGKRNYTYMDAIQSNFGGNGFKVKLCGLVQYINLFGVAIGYTIAASTSMMAIERSNCYHKSGGKDPCHMNSNMYMISFGIVEIIFSQIPGFDQLWWLSIVAAVMSFTYSTIGLGLGIGKVIENRGVGGSLTGITIGTVTQTEKVWRTMQALGDIAFAYSYSLILVEIQDTVKSPPSESKTMKKASFISVAVTSIFYMLCGCFGYAAFGDASPGNLLTGFGFYNPYWLLDIANAAIVIHLVGSYQVYCQPLFAFVEKHAARMLPDSDFVNKEIEIPIPGFHSYKVNLFRLVWRTIYVMVSTVISMLLPFFNDIGGLLGAFGFWPLTVYFPVEMYINQKRIPKWSTKWICLQILSMACLLMTIGAAAGSIAGIAIDLQTYKPFKTNY